A region of the Mytilus galloprovincialis chromosome 1, xbMytGall1.hap1.1, whole genome shotgun sequence genome:
ACTTAATGCATTAAGTTGACTCTGAGGTCCTTTTGCCGAAGTTAAAAACACGacaatatcatcagcatatatAGCAAAGCATGGACTGGTCGTGAATTAATAACAGCTGGATCAGGGGACTTTTTAAAACAATCAggaagttcatttatgaaaattttgaacaaaattgGACTCAAATTGTCTCCCTGTTTACTCCAACTTTAGTTCTAAAGATATCTGTAACCCTATTCTATAACTATACACTACCTTAAGTTTTATCCCTGGGTGAATGACAGCATCTAAGATTCAAAAGCCTTTTGGAAATCAACAAAACAGGCAAACACTCTACCTTCTTTTATATCACAATACAATAGTTTTAGAATGAACGTGTTTTCAGatggtcatgttttttttttggtaaacccaATTTGGCTATCAccaatgatatgatatttatctaaGAATTTATAAAGACGTGTATCAAGTATCTTATTAAAAAGCTCCCCAAATGAATCAGTGATTGTAATTCCTCGGTCGTTATTAAGATCGGATGCATCGTTCCCTTTATGAATTGGAAATAATAAACATGTGGTCCAGGGTTTAAGGGTATTTTCAATAAGAAAGGCAAAGATGTATAGCGGATAGCATGGTACCAATAGGCGTATTCAGAATTTTCTATAACAACGGGTAATAATTATACATGAACTTTGACATTGCACCTTATAATCAGCTTGACTACTAAATGAGAATACGACTTTTCAAAATCCAGACTAAGAATAAGGCGTATGTTTTTCATTTCGAGTACGGACCTGCGAATTCGCGGGTATGGTCCAGTCTCGATAACGACCCTCATAACATTATTTTGATTCCTCACTTGTGCTCTTCCAACTTAAAGTATCAaattaaattgtagatttttcttttaaattccacttagtaggtataatagtttttaaaaagtttatctttaCAATAGatgcaaaatcttaaaaaaaatcaaaaaaatcaggAAACTGTTATTTCATGtaatgtcaaatttgttaaaaacgCCCTTTCTATATTCGTAACTAAAAATGATCATTACCAGCactgtgtttcttgttttaaactgaattctccacttttgaaaaatttacattgataatgaatttaaCCGCTTATAACTATTTGCCTCTTGGTCTGTTCATTTCATTTAGTATTGTGTTTTTTCTCGATTCGTTCCAATTTTTTTTCCGTTTCGCACTTTACATGTACCCCTCTCTTCACCCCTTTTAGTTTTTATAATTTGGtgaaatcaacttcacaaatatatcatatataatattcatataataaaatatacGTCTAAAACTCTTGACTTGTCTTAAGTTTATTCTGTCCTATTCAtaaaaagttacgaccatcacaaaattaagttacgaccatcctgaacatttttgctgttttagttacgaccatcatgctcgaattattgaatgacttttttacgaaaattggaatgctTTTATGTATCACATTTTGTTTCAATATTAACGCACTGACGATTATTATGTATGAGACAAACGGTTTGGCTCAAATAAATCTTTTACTGCACAAAAATCGGATAAGAAAAAATTATccctagagttatctcccattttcgGATGGTAGTTCTAAGTAatgaccatccgcttaccaccagtgctAAGGTATCTATGTAAGACGAGgcattaaaacaggttgaatttTGCAACCACCTTAGCACACAAAAGCTTTACTTTATCTGTATGTGTCAAACCATTTTGGATTTTTTCTTTATCCCCAATACTCTTCAACTACGAACTGTATCTTATTCGAgggtcactgataagtcttttgcaAATAAAACGTGCGTCTCGCATACGAAGTTATTACTAATCATTTGAGCGCATTTGGGGATTACAAATGTTTATGTTTAAACGCAGTTTTTGAttacgttttatttttattttataggtAACACATGCAAATTAACTTTGAACTAGTTGTTAGCAGctgcgaatactctcagatctgcactaaatgtctttttttaaaaagggggagggggtgtaCAAGTTTGCTGCCACGTCCACTTTGTGTTTTCGttagatgtatttttatttgcatCTATATGATGATTTAATCcatttcagctgatttttatactctgttcttatgttgaactgttacatcactgtccccgGTTAGATGATAGTtaagcgctcacaaacatgtttaaccccgccacattctgtatgtgcatgtcccaagtcaggatcttggagttggtttcacaaaaaaacgtaagttatgaacaattcagtataatTACGATAAAtattagtcgtaagttttttttaaactgactcctgttattcagtggttgccgttggttcaggtctgtcatatttttttcttcgtaAACTGTTTAgttataaataaggtcgttagtttttttaatcgtttcatattttgttatatgtcggggccttttatagccgaccacATGGTATGTTTTTCTCTCTCATTGTCGAAAGCCGCACGGTTGCCGTTAATTGTTTACATCCACTTCAATTTGAACTtaggtggatatttgtctcactgtcaatcataccacagctcCTTAGTTTGATAAAATAAAGATAATTCATTACAAATAAGACGTTATTTATTATGAATTTTAATTCAATCTCTGAAATATTCAGCTTTATACTTCTACTCTAGTATACAACGTAAaaggtttttatttcattttcaaaagatTGTTCACATATCTATTTTCGGTCTGCTGTGCCATTTACAAATAAACACGGGATCAACATTTTCGAAATAAATAAATGCTGAAGGTTtcagaacaaaataataaattaaaaatcatatcaaaCAATGTTTTTCCATATAGAGTGGAAACCAGTTTCTGTATTATAATGCTCTGTGCAAATTAATACATTCTGAATATAAATTTACTTGTTCAATTTGTTATTCTTTTTCTGGTGTGGTAATGAGTTAGTTTACATCTATACAAGttacatgtatatctttattctcacaaaccaaattacaaagttaaagagataattatacatgtacaagtagGAAATTCTTCTGAAAGCACAGACAATTCCACTCGTGTCGAATAAAAGTAGTTGTACATAAGAAATATTGAATCTTCTGAATCATAAGATTTATTACAAAGTTTTCCAGTTAAAGGAAGTCTGTAAAAACGCTttgattcaagctcaaatatgaaaaatctatcaaatatgccaaaaaatgtcacttttcagatggtttttgtcaaaaatgaaagtggccgcatccgtgttcatcctcatcCTCAACCttaatatatgttatgtattattatcaaatacaaccaacatttcaatatttagaatgaacacaaatgcggccactttcattttagagggaaaccgtctaaaatttaactaaaacgcTAAAACTGTGAAGATTTccgtaatttagcatgacttaatgatgctagtacccggtatatgtgcattgtattgtcaaaaacagaccatatttatgtagcagaagcattcttctttccagtaaataactaaaagttcacatttaaacagttttgtaaaactgctatattttggggccaaaaaggggtcttactccTTTGTGTTGGTGTCCTGGaactaattttgtaaaataaattttgattctTCATCTGATGTAAAATTTTCAAGTAAAACTATTTAATACAATAATTTCTACTTCATTCCCATCCAATTTTTTTAATCCTGACCCTTTTTTGGTGAAATTTTaaatctttgattgaatttttctattttcttcAATGTCCCCTAAAAATTAAAAGGTAATGGTTTCTATCTCACCATATTCTGTCTCAAagattctgatttttttttctatacacaatattttcactctagtatttacaaattttgaaataaatgaactCCTTCTATAAacagaaacatttattttaaaagtcaCGAACATAGCTATTCGATAAGTGAAGTAACTATACAGacataaaaagagaaaaataaagaaatcccGCCCAAATCATTTACGACTCATTGAAGAATGATTTTGGGAATAGAATAACTATTACAAATGTGCTTGTACAAAAGATCTTTCTCGACTGCTTAATTCATGCACTCACAAATCTTTAAGCATAACGTTAACCTAGCTGAGAATAGTCGTATGTTCCAAGCATTGCTAATATCTAACGAAAAGGTTTATAATCTAAAAACAGAAATATCAGTTCAGAAgagtaatatattaaaaataaatggatTATTCTACAACACATTAcggacatttttttcttattttcgaAATTCTGGAAAATTGCCAAAGGTTATTACCTATGCATGTGGTTAGCTCACGGGCATAGCGTGGTCACTGTTCTCTATCAATCAGTCACTCATTATATCATAACTAATGGCTACTCAATCGAGTAAATAAATATGGAGGCGACAGAAAATGAAACAGGACAACGCAAATACTACAGCAGTGGTCAACCTTTCCGTTCGAAAAAGTGTAATTTTGACAGATTCATACCGTATCGTCCGAATTTGGATATAAACACGTCACATACAAAATTACTGTCTCCAGTGAAACATTCACAGAAAGAACCCGGACAATACAAGGATAAACAAAAAGTGTATTATAACAAACTATTATCTGGTGCATTCGATTCAGAGGAACCTAGAATTCTACCAACGATACAAAGAAATGATTCGGGATATTCAAGTAAGTAATATTACTCTATATTCATGTTATAATATACTTATATTTGATAAACGAGAAAGGAATTGTCCATTTTTCAACTGTGACATTTTACGAAATAATAATTATTACATATGGCTTGTGATTCAACTGTCACAGTAGGAATATTGGTCTGGGTCCAACAACACCACTGGTAGATTGATGCTTTATACATTATATGTCCCTACAATCTTTAAGGTATAGGCTAGGCTTTGGAATGAGCTGCCAGATGAGATTCGCAAGCAATCATCTTTAAATAAGTCCAAGAACTTGATAATTTCTTTGTCTGGTAGCTCTTGTCAATGTTTTGCCTGCAAAACCAGTtaatttatattcattatttttgGCTTAATGCTTTATTTGCAGCATGGCAAGTTTATTTTGTTATCTTTGATATAGTGCTTCTGCAGCTAATTTAGTAACTAACTAATCTATATGTGCTTTTAATGTGCTTTCTATGTGCAAAccattttatttttgcttttttgtttttaattcataatTGCATGAATCAGTGTATGTTTAAGTTGTAAGATGCTTATTAAAAGATCTTTTGTGCTGCTTGTTCATATACTGATATGaactcttgctttatatgtttaatgttgtgtGCATGActtaatatgtatgttttgttttacttgttgttatgtcggttttaaaagctcttcagagcttatgtttgtatttgCAATGCTTATAcagactctaaataaagctttatgtctTATGTCCCATCTTGTTCTAGGCCCAACACCGACAATGGCATATTGATGTTTTGTGTATCATATTTATCATCTTGTTCTAGGTCCAACAACACCACTACACTCCCCATTTTTTGATTCCACAATGGACAAAGTGTTTGGTTCCCCTGAATGTAAAGAAGACCGAAGACGTGTTGTTACCTCTCCATCATGTATCATGGATATGCCTTGTTTAAGGAACGATTTTTGTGAGTACATCCAATAATTgtctacaataaaattgagaatggaaatggggaatttgtcaaagagacaacaacccgacctaagagagaaaaaatgtaaatgaccgaaggccaccaatgcatgggtcttcaacacagcatgaaaatcctgcacccggaggcggacttcagctggcccctaaataaaaaaagTGTACAAGTTCAGTGAACacgaacgtcatactaaactccaaagcatataaatgaactaaaattaagtCTATACTCTATCAAATACAAAATACTCAGTGTATAACCATCTTCATTTCATTCAATGGATTTATTTTATAACACTTACCGTTACTTTGATTATATTTATgctttaaattagaaaaaaaaataatctaaataaaCTTCGGAAATTTCCCCGAGGGAGCTCAATTTTAATGCATAGTTTTAACAGCAATAATTGTCCTTTAATTTATAGATTTGATATTTCAGTTTCACAAGGGAAATTCGAAGGGACAATTTTTTAGTTCCCtaatgatgattttcattttttggacgTCGTCCTTTCTTTATGTCTTTCTAATATGGTGGTTACATTTCCCAACTCGTTCACTTTGCTTATGTCAGTAGTGATGCTAAATAGATGTCAACGAACGTTTTCTATATATAATTGGTTATTGTTTAAGTCAGGGATTACGTAATTGTAAACTTCTTACAGCTTTTTCTAGATTCTTTCATAGATATACGTATTGCAGCTTTATTTTGTCTATAGAATTCTTGTTAAAAACGGGATATTATGTTGCAATTTTACGGTCATGTTGTTTATAAAGCTCATAAAGTAAGGTAGAGTCATATAAACTTATTGATCCCTCGAATAATTTTGGTCTATTTGATCTAACTTGGAATTGTTTTTGTCTTGCAGTCATGGAAATAAACCAATTCTCTtctcgcccccccccccccccccccaaataaaaCCCAAATAAACTCGGAATTTTGCAAATACAATTTTCCTGTTTGTGCAGCGTTACTATTGATATATACTAGAATTGTTTCCGATTTCCTTTAATCTGTTAAACTACAATTACtaacatatttaattttatttgagtattttttttgtcagatACAAATGTGTTGGATTGGGGTTCTACAAACCAGATAGCAGTAGCGTTACAACACATAACGTACATATGGAACGCTGACACTAAACGGTGTATACAGATAGAAGTCAAGTCCGGAGATGTAGACAACTATTACGTGTCTTCTCTTTCCTGGAATCCAGGAGGGAAACTTGTAGGGATAGCTGATAACAGTGGAGAAGTCATGGTAAGTTTAAAACTAGTCGTAAGAAAATCCATTATTTAACCAATATcgtttttataaaatacaaaaaagctTATCAAATTCCCTTTAAGTAATCCCCAAAAAGCTAACCGAAAgactttttttttctgattttcacCCTCAAATCCCTGTTCCAATATACGTTTTTTTACTCGAACTTCCGCTTTTTATTTCATTGCTATCTTTAATTGTAGTTTACATCGTTAAaatatgttgtcattttgatttcATTGTGTTTTGCTGGTACATTGTGATAGAAATACATACATTAGTCATAGCATGTATCTTTTTGTTCGTTAAAATTTGTGCTTCATGGCGATCTGATGAGTCCAGGTTGGAAAAGTTCTATACCATATTACATAATTTTGACAAATTGCATCTTTCTTATAAGCAAAACGTAAAAAGAATTTGATGGAACATAGTTTCACTTATCAACGCGGTTTCAATAAATATCAGTGCCATGAACATTATTgcaatgaatatttaaatgaacaatatttgtgtttctagaTATGTGACCCAGAGCAAGCCAAAATAATACAACAAACACCCCTGAAATGTAACGCACCTATTGGGGTCATGCGGTGGACACAAAATGGCATATTCtggtatgtatattaaagaagtTTTGATATCTCATTGGGTGTAATATTACGCTTCTATCTTAACATGAGCGTCTGAACCAGATATTCATAAaagtatttttgaatattttgggcaatttttcttttttgtcgagccttcgactttattcactctgtggttaaattttt
Encoded here:
- the LOC143062754 gene encoding uncharacterized protein LOC143062754, with protein sequence MEATENETGQRKYYSSGQPFRSKKCNFDRFIPYRPNLDINTSHTKLLSPVKHSQKEPGQYKDKQKVYYNKLLSGAFDSEEPRILPTIQRNDSGYSSPTTPLHSPFFDSTMDKVFGSPECKEDRRRVVTSPSCIMDMPCLRNDFYTNVLDWGSTNQIAVALQHITYIWNADTKRCIQIEVKSGDVDNYYVSSLSWNPGGKLVGIADNSGEVMICDPEQAKIIQQTPLKCNAPIGVMRWTQNGIFCGNRNGSIVLLDPRTPNMVVAEFLGHKREVCGLEIADGTNYMASGGDEGIVYIWELRTIKCYREINAHSACSKALSWCPWRKSVIATGGGSSDGYIKLWHVHTGEKMAEIYTKSQICSLLWSENYRELASGHGSMKADDNDIILWRMNRFEFSPLARLSQHLGRPLHMSLSPDKTTVASAGADEALCLWQCFPAQRRNGRDGRDSSPLALGRSIR